Proteins found in one Pontibacter sp. SGAir0037 genomic segment:
- a CDS encoding PAS domain-containing protein, whose translation MDLYKFLVHLPDTVVLLSPELKVLEATDEYLRVTMRTREHLIGKDFLKEFPDNPDVPASKNEKLLRNSLETVLRTKQTDYLDVLRYDIPRPGGGFDVRYWEAVHTPVLDGGGNVSFIIQKTSDVTEREQQKQALAVQESKFRFMADTLPQLVYMADQRGTITYYSRRWYDYTGNETGDMAWEKSVHPDDLPNVKVKWEQALRDLAQLQVEARFRDAKGSYRWHLTRMTPMLDELGRVLMWVGSSTDVHETRLLVQELLAANEQMVEMADQVQHAYRKAEAERKVLEQLIQKAPFFCCILKGAEHRYELVNDNYQKLVPGKQLLGRTVAEALPEVVEQGFTAILDSVYSTGKEFIAEGIPVKLDRYATGEMEDVYLTFIYQAVRDEHGKPAGILVFGQDVTEQAKLVQKAGNLGISLA comes from the coding sequence ATGGACTTATATAAATTTTTAGTGCACCTGCCAGACACGGTCGTGCTGTTATCGCCTGAACTGAAGGTCTTGGAAGCTACGGATGAGTACCTCCGGGTGACCATGAGGACACGGGAACACCTGATTGGCAAGGACTTTCTGAAGGAGTTCCCGGACAATCCGGACGTACCTGCGTCTAAAAACGAGAAACTGCTGCGCAACTCGCTGGAGACCGTGCTGCGGACAAAGCAAACGGACTACCTGGACGTGCTGCGCTACGATATCCCCAGGCCGGGTGGCGGCTTCGATGTGCGGTATTGGGAGGCTGTCCATACCCCTGTGCTGGACGGAGGCGGCAACGTCAGCTTCATCATTCAGAAAACCTCGGATGTCACCGAGCGGGAGCAGCAAAAGCAGGCCCTTGCCGTGCAGGAGAGCAAGTTCAGGTTCATGGCCGACACCCTGCCGCAACTGGTCTACATGGCTGACCAGCGCGGCACCATCACCTACTACAGCAGGCGGTGGTACGACTATACCGGGAACGAGACGGGGGATATGGCTTGGGAGAAGTCTGTTCACCCTGACGACTTACCAAACGTGAAAGTCAAGTGGGAGCAGGCTTTAAGGGACTTGGCTCAGTTGCAGGTGGAGGCACGCTTCAGAGATGCAAAAGGCAGCTACCGCTGGCACCTGACACGCATGACTCCCATGCTGGACGAGTTGGGCCGGGTCCTGATGTGGGTCGGCAGTTCCACGGACGTCCACGAGACGCGCCTGTTGGTGCAGGAGCTGTTGGCGGCCAACGAGCAGATGGTGGAGATGGCTGACCAGGTGCAACACGCCTACCGGAAAGCCGAGGCAGAGCGCAAGGTGCTGGAGCAGCTGATCCAGAAGGCTCCCTTCTTCTGCTGTATTCTAAAAGGTGCGGAGCATCGGTATGAGCTGGTCAACGACAATTACCAGAAGCTGGTCCCCGGCAAGCAACTGCTCGGCAGAACAGTGGCAGAGGCGCTGCCAGAGGTAGTGGAGCAGGGCTTCACCGCGATCCTGGACAGTGTTTACAGCACAGGAAAGGAGTTTATAGCCGAAGGCATCCCTGTGAAGCTTGACCGCTACGCCACAGGGGAGATGGAAGACGTTTACCTTACCTTCATCTACCAGGCGGTGCGGGATGAACACGGGAAGCCAGCAGGCATCCTGGTCTTCGGGCAAGACGTGACCGAGCAGGCGAAGCTCGTGCAGAAAGCTGGAAATTTAGGGATCAGCTTGGCTTAA
- a CDS encoding formylglycine-generating enzyme family protein yields MNLIGTCFFKKPSCWLPILGFACLAGCQQKAQRESLTNAGDANADVKAEAVQDTVPPKMVWIEGGSFKMGSDDPAFADAQPVHEVRVDGFWMDEHEVTNAEFAKFVAATGYVTVAERPLDPADFPGVPADKLVPGSAVFTPPAQEVSLHNSLQWWQYVPGANWAHPEGPGSSVVGLENYPAVHVSYEDAAAYAVWAGKRLPTEAEWEYAARGRSGSKTFYWGNELKPEGKWVANIYQGQFPSGNTAEDGFKGTAPVKSFPANSFGLHDMEGNVWEWCSDFYRPDYYRNSPKDNPRGPVSSFDPEEPYVIKRVQRGGSFLCSDQYCVRYKAGSRGKGEVSSASSNLGFRCVRDASSEERKIGRGHDGAYGNTHPSKPQML; encoded by the coding sequence GTGAATTTAATAGGTACATGTTTTTTTAAAAAGCCTTCTTGCTGGCTGCCAATACTAGGCTTTGCCTGCCTTGCAGGCTGCCAACAGAAAGCGCAAAGAGAATCGCTCACGAACGCTGGTGATGCGAACGCAGATGTAAAAGCAGAGGCGGTGCAGGATACTGTGCCGCCTAAAATGGTTTGGATTGAAGGTGGTTCCTTTAAGATGGGGTCTGATGACCCAGCCTTTGCGGATGCGCAGCCTGTGCATGAGGTCAGGGTAGATGGCTTCTGGATGGATGAGCATGAAGTGACGAATGCCGAGTTCGCCAAGTTTGTGGCAGCCACAGGATATGTAACAGTGGCAGAGCGACCGCTTGATCCTGCCGATTTTCCGGGAGTGCCAGCTGATAAACTGGTGCCGGGTTCAGCTGTGTTCACACCTCCTGCACAGGAAGTGTCGCTCCATAACTCATTGCAGTGGTGGCAGTATGTACCGGGGGCAAACTGGGCACATCCGGAAGGACCCGGCAGCTCGGTTGTAGGACTCGAAAATTACCCTGCGGTGCACGTTAGCTACGAGGATGCTGCTGCATATGCCGTGTGGGCCGGAAAGCGTCTGCCTACCGAGGCAGAGTGGGAATATGCGGCCCGTGGTAGATCAGGTAGCAAGACATTTTACTGGGGGAATGAGCTAAAGCCAGAGGGAAAATGGGTTGCTAACATTTATCAAGGTCAATTTCCAAGCGGCAACACGGCAGAAGACGGTTTCAAAGGAACTGCCCCTGTCAAGTCATTCCCTGCCAATTCCTTTGGACTACACGATATGGAGGGAAACGTATGGGAATGGTGTAGCGATTTTTACCGTCCGGATTATTACCGAAACAGCCCGAAGGACAACCCAAGGGGGCCTGTCAGCAGTTTTGATCCTGAAGAGCCGTATGTGATAAAGCGTGTACAGCGTGGAGGTTCCTTTCTGTGCAGCGACCAGTACTGCGTCCGATACAAAGCAGGGAGTAGGGGCAAGGGCGAAGTTTCCAGCGCCTCCAGCAACCTTGGTTTCAGGTGCGTCAGAGATGCAAGTTCCGAAGAAAGAAAGATTGGAAGAGGGCATGATGGGGCCTATGGCAATACTCACCCAAGTAAACCCCAGATGCTTTAA
- a CDS encoding outer membrane beta-barrel protein, whose amino-acid sequence MKYFFPILLILLTITQIFAQRNERQAVPDTAKTIGSNLPQGVMLKGIVQSGADGTGLPGAAVLLKKGSDANTTRVAVTDAKGHFRFERVAPGNYTLQIEYLGFQPFSKPVQIELLPVDLQVLPLQESATTIEEVVIVGHTPPGEQKGDTTQFNASAFKAAPDASAQDLVQKMPGITVENGRVEAQGEAVQRILIDGKPFFGEDVEAALQNLPAEVIASIQVFDQKSDQAELSGFDDGERIRTINIVTRPEARKGEFGKVTAGYGTEDAYMAGASVNFFKNDRRLTVTGLSNNINTVSFSADPDNSGDSRTQDGLITSHALGLNYTNAWLEKVELAASYSYHHRNNYNTRLLLRDYVQATQEGQVYSEDSQDERVSGNHRFNMRLDYEIDENNRIRVRTRGNMYQNEADASFRGRTVNVEGPLNQTENKSDNRNASLDFSNNMVYSHRFPKEGRSLSFRLHNSFNNSDGERYRLALNTFYTVEDGEEALRQHTDSKGSGYSWETNLSYTEPVGQHGQVELEYEIGNRNNEADRRTYDFTEQEQSYSDLNRLLSNTSQTNYLTQETELGYRYNTEKLYFQVEAEYQHAQLLNDQQLPRLYDLERTFTSMLPSARLRYKFTESNNLEFNYDTRTNAPSVGQLQDVIDNSNPLQLRTGNPDLEQSFRNWWRVRYRSHNPDTNHNFYASLESSFESNQIANSTLIADEVVTLSDGIVLPEGAQLIRPVNVDGYWDARAYFSYGRPLQLIQSNLNLRGGIGHSRRPGVVNEEVSYVNSSNFRIGASLSSNISERIDFNISTHSSYNIVDNSLRPELNNNYFNQRTRFWYNWLLGDGFVYRTNINHQYNAGLAEGYDTNTFLWNMSIGKKLFPRDLGEVSVMVYDLLQQNNNIWRNVTELYVEDVETNVLERYFMLTFTYNIRHYSGQGDIREVEDLY is encoded by the coding sequence ATGAAATATTTTTTCCCCATCTTATTGATACTGCTTACCATCACCCAAATCTTCGCTCAGCGCAACGAGCGACAAGCTGTGCCAGATACAGCCAAAACAATCGGCTCTAATCTACCGCAAGGGGTAATGTTGAAAGGCATTGTCCAAAGTGGGGCAGATGGCACAGGTTTGCCTGGCGCTGCCGTGCTGCTGAAAAAAGGCAGCGATGCCAATACCACCCGGGTTGCCGTAACCGATGCCAAGGGGCATTTCAGGTTTGAGCGTGTTGCGCCCGGCAACTATACCCTTCAAATTGAGTACCTCGGCTTTCAGCCATTCTCAAAGCCTGTTCAGATAGAACTGTTGCCTGTCGATCTACAGGTGCTGCCTTTGCAGGAATCAGCTACCACGATAGAGGAGGTGGTGATAGTGGGGCATACCCCGCCCGGTGAGCAGAAAGGGGATACCACCCAGTTCAACGCCAGTGCCTTCAAGGCCGCACCCGATGCCAGTGCCCAGGACCTGGTGCAGAAGATGCCTGGCATCACCGTGGAGAACGGCCGGGTGGAGGCACAGGGCGAGGCCGTGCAGCGCATCCTGATAGACGGAAAGCCTTTTTTCGGCGAGGATGTGGAGGCGGCACTGCAAAACCTGCCGGCCGAGGTTATCGCCAGCATACAGGTATTCGATCAGAAAAGCGATCAGGCGGAGCTAAGCGGTTTCGACGACGGCGAAAGAATCAGAACCATTAACATTGTTACCAGGCCCGAAGCGAGGAAAGGCGAGTTCGGGAAGGTAACCGCCGGCTATGGAACAGAGGATGCCTATATGGCTGGGGCCAGTGTGAACTTCTTTAAGAATGACAGGCGGCTAACGGTAACGGGGCTCAGTAACAACATCAATACCGTCAGCTTCTCGGCAGACCCTGACAACAGCGGCGACAGCCGTACCCAGGACGGCCTGATTACGTCGCATGCGCTTGGGTTAAACTATACCAACGCCTGGCTGGAGAAAGTAGAGTTGGCGGCAAGCTACTCCTATCACCATAGAAACAATTACAACACCCGCCTGCTGCTGCGCGATTATGTACAGGCAACGCAAGAAGGGCAGGTATATTCCGAGGATAGCCAAGACGAGCGTGTGAGTGGCAACCACAGGTTTAACATGCGCCTGGACTATGAGATAGACGAAAATAACAGGATTCGGGTCAGGACGCGGGGCAACATGTACCAGAATGAGGCGGATGCCTCCTTCCGGGGGCGCACCGTGAACGTGGAGGGGCCCTTGAACCAAACTGAGAATAAGTCAGACAATCGCAACGCCAGTCTGGACTTTAGCAACAACATGGTTTACAGTCACCGTTTCCCGAAGGAGGGGCGAAGCCTTAGCTTTAGGCTGCATAATAGCTTTAACAACAGCGACGGGGAACGCTATCGCCTTGCTCTTAACACTTTTTATACGGTGGAGGATGGGGAGGAAGCGCTGCGGCAGCATACCGATTCAAAGGGGAGTGGCTATTCCTGGGAAACCAACCTATCTTATACCGAACCGGTGGGGCAGCATGGGCAGGTAGAGTTGGAGTATGAAATCGGCAACAGGAACAACGAGGCTGACCGCAGAACCTACGACTTTACAGAGCAGGAGCAAAGCTACAGCGACTTAAACAGGCTCTTGAGCAATACCTCCCAAACCAACTACCTGACCCAGGAGACGGAACTGGGCTATAGGTACAACACCGAAAAGCTCTACTTTCAGGTAGAGGCAGAATACCAGCATGCGCAGCTGCTGAACGATCAACAGCTGCCAAGGCTGTATGACCTGGAACGTACCTTTACCAGCATGCTTCCATCAGCCCGCTTGCGGTATAAATTTACGGAGTCTAACAACCTGGAGTTTAATTACGATACCCGTACCAACGCCCCATCGGTGGGGCAGTTGCAGGATGTAATCGATAATTCCAATCCGCTGCAGCTTAGAACCGGTAATCCTGACCTGGAGCAGTCTTTTCGCAACTGGTGGCGGGTGCGCTACAGGTCTCATAACCCCGATACGAACCATAATTTCTATGCTTCCTTGGAAAGCTCATTTGAAAGCAACCAGATAGCCAACAGCACTTTGATAGCCGACGAGGTAGTAACGCTCAGCGACGGGATTGTGCTGCCGGAAGGGGCACAGCTCATTCGGCCGGTAAACGTGGATGGTTACTGGGATGCCCGTGCCTACTTCAGCTACGGCCGACCACTGCAGCTTATCCAATCGAACCTGAACCTGAGAGGCGGTATCGGACACAGCAGGAGGCCCGGTGTGGTCAATGAGGAGGTGAGCTACGTTAACTCCAGTAACTTCAGGATCGGTGCTTCCCTCAGCAGCAACATCAGCGAGCGCATCGATTTTAACATCTCCACCCACTCCAGCTATAATATTGTGGATAACTCGCTGCGCCCTGAGCTGAACAACAATTACTTTAACCAGCGCACCCGCTTTTGGTACAACTGGCTACTGGGAGACGGTTTTGTGTACCGCACCAACATCAACCACCAGTATAATGCAGGCCTTGCAGAAGGGTATGACACCAACACCTTCCTCTGGAATATGAGCATTGGTAAAAAGCTGTTTCCAAGGGATTTGGGGGAAGTCAGTGTGATGGTGTACGACCTGCTGCAGCAAAACAACAACATCTGGCGTAATGTGACGGAGCTGTATGTAGAGGATGTGGAAACCAATGTGCTGGAGCGGTACTTTATGCTCACCTTCACCTACAACATCCGCCATTACAGCGGTCAAGGCGACATACGGGAAGTGGAGGATTTATATTAG
- a CDS encoding sulfatase, whose amino-acid sequence MHAQERGKPNIVIIMADDLASNELSCYGGKNLKTPHIDALAEEGLKFKQVYASEAMCVPLRASLFTGLYPARHGSFQNHKPVLSNLKSIGHYLGDLGYRVALTGKDHSTRPRTVFPFEIIQGFETNCVANSADYTLDSLRRFVSTSQKPFCLFVMSINPHIPWTVGDPSEFDSEKLILPPNWIDTKETRQQYTKYLAEIRQLDNEVGDVRRMLKDTGQDKNTMVVFLGEQGPQFPGGKWTLWDHGQKSAMIVKHSGKVKAGSQTDALVQYEDITPTLVALAGGKAIQGLDGSSFLNVIEGQSDKHRQYAYSLHNNIPEGPSYPMRSIRDSQYKLILNLTPEAKYHIKYMMTPGRNTVIWDTWQKEARHSERAKFLIERVTDRPAVEFYDTRKDPWELNNLAQDPAYAGTIKMFTAELQKWMQQQGDEGAAMDKVYTQQNEQRKRK is encoded by the coding sequence TTGCACGCACAAGAACGGGGCAAACCAAACATTGTCATCATCATGGCCGATGACTTGGCCAGCAATGAGTTAAGCTGTTACGGCGGGAAAAATTTAAAGACCCCTCATATTGATGCTCTGGCAGAAGAAGGATTGAAGTTTAAGCAGGTATATGCTTCTGAGGCCATGTGTGTGCCTCTCAGGGCATCACTCTTTACGGGCTTATACCCTGCCAGGCACGGCTCTTTTCAAAATCATAAGCCTGTTCTCAGCAACTTAAAAAGCATAGGACATTACCTTGGCGACCTCGGCTACCGCGTCGCTTTAACTGGAAAAGACCATAGTACCCGGCCCCGAACAGTTTTTCCATTTGAAATTATCCAAGGTTTCGAAACTAATTGCGTGGCCAATTCGGCAGATTATACTTTAGATAGCCTCAGGCGCTTCGTTAGCACGAGCCAAAAGCCATTCTGCCTTTTTGTGATGAGTATTAATCCACATATTCCCTGGACGGTGGGCGATCCTTCTGAATTCGACTCCGAAAAACTGATACTGCCACCTAATTGGATTGATACCAAAGAAACCAGACAGCAGTACACCAAGTACTTGGCTGAAATAAGACAACTAGACAATGAAGTGGGGGATGTGAGGCGCATGCTGAAAGACACTGGACAGGATAAAAACACCATGGTTGTTTTTCTTGGAGAGCAGGGCCCCCAGTTCCCCGGTGGAAAATGGACACTCTGGGACCATGGACAGAAAAGCGCTATGATTGTAAAGCATTCAGGTAAAGTGAAGGCCGGCAGCCAAACTGATGCGCTGGTGCAATATGAAGACATTACGCCTACTTTGGTAGCACTGGCAGGAGGCAAAGCCATACAAGGGCTGGATGGTAGCAGCTTTTTAAATGTCATAGAAGGCCAATCCGACAAGCATCGGCAGTACGCCTATAGCCTGCACAACAATATACCGGAGGGGCCTTCTTATCCGATGAGGAGCATTCGCGATAGCCAATACAAGCTGATTCTGAATCTTACACCAGAGGCCAAATACCATATCAAGTATATGATGACGCCAGGCAGGAACACCGTTATTTGGGATACCTGGCAAAAAGAAGCCAGACACTCAGAAAGGGCAAAGTTTTTAATTGAACGGGTTACTGACAGACCAGCCGTGGAGTTCTATGATACCCGGAAAGACCCCTGGGAGTTAAACAACTTGGCTCAAGATCCTGCCTATGCAGGAACGATTAAAATGTTCACTGCTGAGTTACAGAAATGGATGCAGCAGCAAGGAGATGAGGGAGCCGCCATGGATAAGGTTTATACCCAACAAAATGAACAGCGAAAAAGGAAGTGA
- a CDS encoding arylsulfatase, translated as MIKTLHVKILLGLLCLGGISRCSPPKAETGAQTAAQEDKRPNIILIMADDLGFSDIGCYGSEIHTPNIDYLASNGVRFSNFYNTSRCCPTRAALLTGVYNHQAGIGEMTEDRSLPGYRGHLTDNVVTMAELLKDGGYRTGMVGKWHVSNTVVQDNPQAQLAWLNHQEEHPYFSPVEQYPTNRGFEKYFGNIWGVVDFFDPFSLVSGTTPVTSVPKDYYHTDAISDTAIAYIQEFSKSRKPFFLYVAETAPHWPLHALPEDIEKYQDTYKVGWDAIREKRYQKLVETGLIDPATTPLSPRIDSELSWEENPHKEWDARAMAVHAAMIDRMDQGIGRMIEALRQAGELDNTLIVFLSDNGASPEDAMRYGPGFDRPSKTRDGREIVYPVDKSVLPGPQTTFTSIGHRWANVSNTPYRYAKSQSYEGGILTPMVAYWPKGIKAKKGGVVAQQGHVMDFMATFAELANVTYPTTYNGKEIKTMQGISLVPALEGKQGEVHRALFNEHFGARYVRHQGWKLVARNNEEWNLYRINEDETELNDLAGQYPAKVQELEIMWQNWATSNHVLPKRKDAK; from the coding sequence ATGATAAAGACACTTCATGTTAAGATCCTCCTAGGCCTGTTGTGCCTTGGTGGAATTTCTAGATGCTCCCCCCCGAAGGCTGAAACCGGTGCACAAACAGCTGCTCAAGAAGATAAACGGCCGAACATAATCTTAATTATGGCCGATGACCTGGGCTTTTCTGACATAGGCTGTTATGGCAGCGAGATCCATACACCAAACATTGACTATCTGGCCTCGAACGGAGTACGATTTTCCAACTTCTATAATACCTCACGCTGCTGCCCGACAAGGGCTGCTTTGCTGACGGGTGTGTATAACCATCAGGCTGGCATAGGGGAGATGACCGAAGATCGTTCCCTGCCGGGCTACCGGGGGCACCTGACAGACAATGTGGTGACCATGGCTGAGCTGTTGAAAGATGGCGGGTACCGTACAGGAATGGTAGGTAAGTGGCACGTTTCCAATACAGTGGTTCAGGATAACCCGCAAGCACAGCTGGCGTGGCTGAACCATCAGGAAGAGCATCCTTATTTTTCACCTGTAGAGCAGTATCCTACTAACCGAGGGTTTGAGAAATACTTTGGCAACATTTGGGGGGTGGTCGATTTCTTCGACCCCTTTAGCCTGGTAAGTGGCACTACTCCTGTTACATCTGTTCCGAAGGACTATTACCATACCGATGCCATCAGCGACACAGCGATCGCCTACATCCAAGAGTTCAGCAAATCAAGGAAGCCTTTCTTCCTATATGTGGCTGAAACAGCGCCGCACTGGCCACTGCATGCCCTGCCTGAGGATATTGAGAAATACCAGGACACCTACAAGGTTGGCTGGGATGCCATTCGTGAAAAACGGTATCAAAAACTTGTGGAGACGGGTCTGATAGATCCTGCTACCACACCGCTTTCGCCCCGCATTGACAGTGAATTGAGCTGGGAGGAAAATCCACACAAAGAGTGGGATGCAAGGGCTATGGCGGTGCATGCGGCTATGATCGACCGGATGGACCAGGGCATAGGAAGAATGATAGAGGCTTTGCGTCAGGCAGGCGAGTTGGACAACACGCTCATCGTGTTCTTAAGCGACAATGGGGCTAGTCCGGAAGATGCTATGCGGTATGGCCCTGGCTTTGACAGACCGAGCAAGACACGAGACGGGCGGGAAATAGTCTACCCAGTGGATAAAAGTGTTCTTCCCGGGCCGCAAACCACCTTCACCTCTATTGGACACAGGTGGGCAAATGTTTCGAACACGCCTTACCGTTATGCCAAATCTCAGTCGTACGAAGGTGGTATTTTAACGCCTATGGTAGCTTACTGGCCTAAAGGGATCAAAGCGAAAAAAGGTGGAGTTGTAGCGCAGCAAGGACATGTGATGGACTTTATGGCCACCTTTGCGGAGCTTGCCAATGTTACCTATCCTACTACTTATAATGGAAAAGAGATTAAAACCATGCAGGGAATAAGTTTAGTGCCAGCCTTGGAGGGGAAGCAGGGGGAAGTGCATCGGGCTTTATTTAACGAACACTTTGGTGCGCGTTATGTGCGGCATCAAGGCTGGAAACTGGTTGCACGGAATAATGAAGAGTGGAATCTGTATAGAATTAACGAAGATGAGACCGAATTAAATGATTTAGCCGGCCAATACCCAGCTAAAGTACAGGAGTTGGAAATAATGTGGCAAAACTGGGCAACAAGTAACCATGTACTGCCGAAGCGGAAGGATGCCAAGTAA
- a CDS encoding calcium/sodium antiporter, giving the protein MLDIAILAAGFICLILGADKLVDASSSLAARLGIPNIVIGLTIVAFGTSAPELVVNLFAAVENNTEMVLGNVLGSNIFNVLAILGISSLIYPLTVKTNTTWLEIPLSLLAAVAVLVTAGDVYLDSSEAGYISRAEGLLLLLFFAIFLVYNLKIARGNPTDEGTETKDYPYLQAALYIGLGLAGLVLGGRLIVTSAVGIAQAFGLSERVIGLTVVSIGTSLPELATSVVAVRKRKVDIAIGNVVGSNIFNIFLILGVSTVVTPLQVNSGSFVDIVVNIAASLLLFAFVFTGKGRQLARWEGAVLLALYLTYLALLITQG; this is encoded by the coding sequence ATGTTAGACATAGCAATCCTTGCGGCAGGGTTTATCTGCCTTATACTTGGTGCAGACAAGCTTGTCGATGCCTCCTCCAGCCTGGCCGCCAGGCTGGGCATTCCCAACATTGTTATAGGGCTAACGATCGTTGCCTTCGGCACATCGGCCCCCGAGCTGGTGGTAAACCTCTTCGCAGCCGTTGAGAACAATACCGAGATGGTGCTGGGCAATGTTTTGGGGAGCAATATCTTCAATGTGCTGGCCATCCTGGGAATATCTTCCCTCATATACCCGCTAACGGTGAAAACCAATACAACCTGGCTGGAGATCCCGCTGAGCCTGCTTGCTGCTGTCGCCGTGCTGGTTACAGCAGGTGATGTGTATTTGGACAGTTCGGAGGCAGGCTACATCTCCAGGGCAGAGGGACTGCTGTTGCTGCTGTTCTTCGCCATTTTCCTCGTGTACAACCTGAAGATAGCCCGGGGCAACCCAACCGACGAGGGGACGGAGACAAAGGACTATCCCTACCTGCAGGCCGCGTTGTACATTGGGCTCGGGCTGGCGGGACTGGTACTGGGCGGCAGGCTGATCGTGACAAGCGCCGTAGGCATTGCCCAGGCTTTCGGACTCTCGGAGAGGGTCATCGGGCTGACCGTGGTATCCATCGGAACCTCTTTGCCCGAGCTGGCTACCTCCGTGGTTGCGGTTAGGAAAAGGAAAGTGGACATCGCCATCGGCAATGTGGTGGGCTCCAACATCTTCAATATTTTCCTGATTCTGGGTGTCTCGACCGTGGTTACCCCCTTGCAGGTCAACTCCGGCTCATTCGTGGACATCGTCGTGAACATCGCCGCCAGTCTGTTGCTGTTTGCCTTTGTCTTCACAGGCAAGGGAAGGCAGCTGGCCAGGTGGGAAGGTGCGGTGCTGCTGGCGCTCTATCTCACTTACCTGGCGCTGCTGATCACCCAAGGCTAG
- a CDS encoding CZB domain-containing protein, with product MDVSQIDLQQLRVKHIFFKTKVRALLYGGTYDEALFSDKSPVTAWLNTTGKQRYAHYPETSELASLHQGLIILAQSLYRQYCSGNIEQAHEMLKDMDQQSERFLVLLSKVEQEVLGNTIAGADAR from the coding sequence ATGGACGTAAGCCAGATTGATTTGCAGCAGCTTCGGGTGAAGCATATTTTCTTCAAGACCAAGGTGCGTGCACTGCTGTACGGAGGCACTTATGACGAGGCTCTGTTCTCAGACAAAAGCCCCGTCACTGCCTGGCTCAACACAACAGGCAAGCAACGGTACGCGCATTACCCTGAAACAAGTGAACTGGCAAGCCTGCATCAGGGCCTGATCATATTGGCACAGTCACTCTATCGCCAGTACTGCAGCGGGAATATCGAGCAGGCGCACGAGATGCTGAAAGACATGGACCAGCAGTCTGAGCGGTTTCTGGTGCTTCTTTCCAAGGTAGAGCAGGAAGTCTTGGGTAATACTATCGCCGGCGCGGATGCGAGGTAG
- a CDS encoding sulfatase-like hydrolase/transferase, with protein sequence MIFIDDMGWADLSCFGNTDAQTPNIDKLAAEGICFDQFYVNSPICSPSRVALLTGTYPQRWNITSYLSYREDNRNRGIANWLNPSAPTLARGLHQAGYATGHFGKWHMGGQRDVTDAPQIAAYGFDASLTNFEGMGPKLLPLTKEETGKVGRVWEEAEILGQPFTWMQRSAITTGYIDAAIAFIDKAGQDEKPFYVNIWPDDVHSPYWPPFEEYGLAKEAGKRGLYLAVLEAMDQQFGKLFDYVQSNEKLRNNTLIVFCSDNGPEKGAGRAGELKGFKTHLYEGGIRSSLIVWGPGFMKAKVKGTRNKESVFSAIDFMPSLLLFTGTKAAQNSISDGENVLKTMLGESGASRRAPIFYSRPPDRKNYYGFENLPDLAVREGDWKLLCDYDGGRKELYNIVNDPGEHHNLADVHAKKAATMAKKVTSWYKSMPVLEKEEN encoded by the coding sequence ATGATTTTTATTGATGATATGGGATGGGCAGATTTATCCTGTTTTGGGAATACAGATGCTCAAACCCCAAACATTGACAAACTGGCTGCGGAAGGTATTTGTTTTGATCAGTTTTACGTCAACTCGCCCATATGTTCCCCCTCACGCGTAGCCCTGCTAACCGGGACTTACCCACAGCGTTGGAATATTACCTCTTACCTCTCATACCGGGAAGACAACCGTAACAGGGGCATTGCCAATTGGCTCAACCCATCTGCTCCGACGCTGGCACGGGGCCTTCATCAGGCAGGTTACGCTACCGGCCATTTCGGGAAATGGCACATGGGCGGGCAACGCGACGTTACAGATGCACCGCAAATTGCGGCATATGGCTTTGACGCCTCTCTGACCAATTTCGAAGGAATGGGGCCCAAATTACTCCCGCTGACAAAAGAAGAAACTGGAAAAGTCGGACGGGTATGGGAAGAGGCAGAAATACTTGGGCAACCCTTTACCTGGATGCAAAGGTCTGCGATAACCACAGGATATATCGATGCAGCAATAGCATTCATAGACAAAGCAGGTCAAGATGAAAAGCCTTTCTATGTGAACATCTGGCCTGATGATGTGCATAGCCCTTATTGGCCGCCATTTGAAGAATACGGCCTGGCAAAAGAAGCCGGTAAAAGAGGATTGTACCTTGCGGTTCTGGAAGCCATGGACCAACAGTTTGGCAAGCTTTTCGACTATGTTCAATCTAACGAGAAGTTGCGCAACAATACCTTGATTGTTTTCTGTTCCGACAATGGCCCGGAAAAGGGAGCAGGGAGAGCAGGAGAGCTAAAAGGCTTCAAAACACATCTGTATGAAGGAGGCATTCGCTCTTCCTTGATTGTTTGGGGACCAGGATTCATGAAAGCAAAAGTAAAGGGTACCCGAAACAAGGAATCGGTTTTTTCTGCCATCGATTTCATGCCTTCACTGCTTTTGTTCACAGGAACGAAAGCAGCGCAAAATTCTATCTCTGATGGGGAAAACGTCCTAAAAACAATGCTGGGCGAATCGGGCGCTTCCCGTCGTGCTCCCATCTTCTACAGCCGCCCACCCGACAGAAAAAACTATTACGGATTTGAGAACCTTCCTGATTTGGCCGTGCGTGAAGGAGATTGGAAGCTTTTATGCGATTACGACGGCGGCAGAAAGGAGCTGTACAATATTGTAAATGATCCGGGAGAGCACCATAACCTCGCAGATGTTCATGCCAAGAAAGCTGCTACAATGGCCAAAAAGGTAACCTCCTGGTATAAGTCAATGCCTGTTTTGGAAAAAGAAGAAAACTGA